The proteins below are encoded in one region of Helianthus annuus cultivar XRQ/B chromosome 2, HanXRQr2.0-SUNRISE, whole genome shotgun sequence:
- the LOC110893942 gene encoding calphotin-like: protein MPSSSDTGVSDTLDPMAIVSDDEILPEGEVYTSDTTSTDDDDFQSFALPDVAPLADGILAGDLPLAEIPAPAPLAAFPVEDLPLDVVSDNDIDLFEGPPEDDHEGGAPIADDVAIPLVEVPIADAVVLPPAEAPVEEAPADSPGPDSFESLVSASLHDRGVQHYSPGTDPDIAMLAAPGLPHTFEFDHEFEDEFDPVFPPDFDPDHEIEFIPLDQPLEAPVAPIDRFLDIPADFDMAFADPEPVMAPEPVVAHDSVPVHDPVLDDAPVVAPPVKDAPTIAPPIVDIPIVAPPVVDVPIADAPVLAPPVVDHAPFATHVDPRYPDTRNGWIDDDDYPPFMLPVTPPVAPVSVPIDVPFFHPYTADVHRTDLPITFLQDIPPPRPGEGSSRQQPAFAPPVSSSVPFMSQFPHTTPSFVPPGEPFLWASPNVMPLSDPYHPFHVGYTTEDILASLQLQ from the coding sequence ATGCCTTCTTCTTCCGATACTGGAGTATCAGATACGTTGGACCCCATGGCGATTGTATCAGACGATGAGATACTACCCGAGGGAGAGGTTTACACGTCAGACACCACGAGCACGGATGATGACGACTTCCAGTCGTTTGCCCTGCCAGACGTTGCGCCTTTAGCTGATGGCATTCTAGCTGGGGATCTACCTCTTGCTGAGATCCCTGCTCCTGCTCCACTTGCCGCATTTCCCGTAGAGGATTTGCCACTCGATGTTGTGTCCGATAACGACATCGATCTTTTCGAGGGTCCCCCTGAGGACGACCATGAGGGTGGGGCCCCGATTGCTGATGATGTCGCCATTCCTTTGGTTGAGGTTCCGATTGCGGATGCTGTTGTTTTACCGCCTGCTGAGGCTCCTGTGGAGGAGGCTCCTGCTGATTCACCTGGTCCAGACTCGTTCGAGTCTCTGGTTTCCGCTTCCTTGCACGACCGGGGCGTGCAGCACTACTCTCCTGGCACTGACCCCGACATAGCGATGTTAGCTGCACCTGGTTTACCCCACACGTTTGAGTTTGATCATGAGTTCGAGGATGAGTTTGATCCAGTTTTTCCTCCTGATTTTGATCCCGATCACGAGATCGAGTTTATTCCTTTGGACCAGCCATTGGAGGCACCAGTGGCTCCTATTGATCGGTTTCTTGATATACCTGCCGACTTTGATATGGCCTTTGCTGACCCTGAGCCTGTCATGGCGCCAGAGCCTGTTGTTGCTCATGACTCTGTACCCGTGCACGACCCTGTTCTTGATGATGCTCCAGTCGTTGCACCGCCTGTTAAGGATGCACCAACTATTGCACCACCTATTGTTGATATTCCCATTGTTGCACCACCAGTGGTGGATGTTCCTATTGCTGATGCACCCGTTCTTGCACCACCTGTTGTCGACCATGCACCATTTGCCACGCATGTCGACCCTCGATACCCTgacacccgtaacgggtggatCGACGATGATGATTATCCCCCGTTCATGCTACCAGTCACTCCTCCTGTAGCACCTGTTTCCGTACCCATTGATGTTCCATTCTTCCACCCATACACCGCTGATGTCCATCGCACTGACTTGCCTATTACATTCCTCCAGGATATTCCTCCACCtcgtcctggggagggttcatcGAGGCAGCAGCCTGCTTTTGCTCCACCTGTATCGTCATCTGTTCCGTTCATGTCCCAGTTCCCTCACACTACACCATCTTTTGTACCTCCGGGCGAGCCGTTTCTGTGGGCTTCGCCCAATGTTATGCCGTTATCAGACCCGTATCACCCATTCCATGTTGGATACACTACAGAGGACATACTTGCATCCCTGCAGCTACAGTAG
- the LOC110893950 gene encoding uncharacterized protein LOC110893950 translates to MVFIDLEKAYDSVPRRLIWDSLESRGVSGKYIDLIRDMYVRTETTVRAPVGDTKSFLVEVGLHQGSALSPFLFAVFLDELIKSIQEALPWCLLFGDDIVLVADSKQSLNARLEEWRAALEGRGIRISRSKTEYLYCDFSGVDNVEDIQITIDGQVVPRFPPKLKRKFYRVAIRPAILYGIDCWAIKEVQARKIEVAEMRMLRWTCGHTRLDRIRNDVFRERLEVASISDKIKEGRLRWFGHVKRRQTIEPVRVVETLEVEGRRSRGRPKITWDERIRQDLQKLHLSENMVHDRNSWRRQIKVKDF, encoded by the exons ATGGTGTTCATTGATCTTGAAAAGGCCTATGACAGTGTGCCACGTAGACTGATTTGGGATAGTTTGGAGAGTAGAGGGGTTTCTGGGAAGTATATAGACTTAATTAGGGATATGTATGTTAGGACCGAGACTACTGTCCGAGCGCCTGTAGGGGATACTAAGTCTTTCCTGGTGGAGGTAGGACTTCACCAAGGGTCTGCTTTGAGCCCTTTTCTATTTGCAGTTTTCCTAGATGAGTTGATAAAGTCAATTCAGGAGGCTCTTCCATGGTGCCTGCTTTTTGGAGATGATATTGTGTTAGTTGCTGATAGTAAACAAAGCCTGAATGCGAGGTTAGAAGAGTGGCGAGCAGCTTTAGAGGGCAGAGGAATAAGGATTAGTCGATCTAAGACTGAGTACCTATATTGTGACTTTAGTGGAGTAGACAACGTTGAGGATATTCAGATCACCATTGACGGTCAAGTGGTTCC AAGGTTCCCACCAAAATTGAAAAGGAAATTTTATAGGGTTGCAATTAGACCTGCTATATTATACGGAATCGACTGTTGGGCCATTAAGGAAGTACAAGCACGCAAGATAGAGGTAGCAGAGATGAGAATGCTAAGATGGACGTGTGGGCACACAAGGTTAGACCGGATAAGAAATGATGTTTTTAGGGAGAGGTTAGAAGTAGCTAGTATATCAGATAAGATAAAGGAGggaagattgagatggtttgggcatgtgaagaggaGGCAGACAATAGAGCCAGTTAGAGTAGTTGAAACTCTCGAGGTGGAGGGGAGGAGGAGTAGAGGCAGACCCAAAATCACTTGGGATGAGCGGATTAGGCAAGATTTGCAAAAACTGCACCTCTCTGAGAACATGGTCCATGATAGGAACTCGTGGAGACGTCAGATTAAGGTTAAAGATTTCTAG